One stretch of Vibrio kanaloae DNA includes these proteins:
- a CDS encoding RidA family protein: MTIKRYGVEGGTGTGGQHLPFARATEAGGFLYVSGQTPMTDGEVVEGGIVDQSRLAIQNCVDIMTEAGYGLEDVMHVKVVLTDSRYFQSFNKVFKEFFGANPPARICMVCDLVVDVKVEVDVTCYRADRV, translated from the coding sequence ATGACTATTAAACGTTACGGTGTTGAAGGCGGTACAGGTACAGGCGGACAACATTTACCATTTGCACGCGCAACTGAAGCGGGTGGTTTCCTGTACGTTTCTGGCCAGACACCGATGACAGATGGTGAAGTGGTTGAGGGTGGCATTGTTGACCAGTCTCGCCTAGCGATCCAAAACTGTGTCGATATCATGACTGAAGCGGGCTACGGCCTTGAAGACGTAATGCACGTAAAGGTTGTGCTAACGGATTCTCGTTACTTCCAATCTTTTAATAAGGTATTCAAAGAGTTCTTCGGTGCTAACCCACCGGCACGTATCTGCATGGTCTGTGACTTAGTGGTAGACGTGAAAGTTGAAGTAGATGTGACTTGCTACCGCGCTGATCGCGTTTAG